Proteins encoded together in one Falco peregrinus isolate bFalPer1 chromosome 2, bFalPer1.pri, whole genome shotgun sequence window:
- the DENR gene encoding density-regulated protein: MATDVAEPVVPDCRGDVRSGARSDADYPLRVLYCGVCSLPTEYCEYMPDVTKCRQWLEKNFPDEFAKLTVENSPKQEAGVGEGQGTAEEEEKKKQKRGGRGQIKQKKKTVPQKVTIAKIPRAKKKYVTRVCGLATFEIDLKEAQRFFAQKFSCGASVTGEDEIIIQGDFTDDIIDVIQEKWPEVDDDSIEDLGEVKK; encoded by the exons ATGGCCACAGATGTAGCTGAGCCTGTGGTCCCTGACTGCAGAGGAGACGTAAGGAGCGGTGCCAGGTCAGATGCTGACTATCCTCTTCGGGTTCTCTACTGCGGAG TCTGTTCATTGCCAACAGAG TACTGCGAGTACATGCCTGATGTGACCAAATGCAGACAATGGTTAGAAAAGAATTTTCCAGATGAGTTTGCAAAACTTACAGTAG aaaattcaCCTAAACAGGAGGCTGGGGTTGGAGAAGGCCAAGGAACTGcagaagaagaggagaagaagaagcaaaagagaG GTGGAAGAGGtcagataaaacagaaaaagaagactgTACCACAGAAAGTTACGATAGCTAAAATTCCTAGAGCGAAGAAAAAATATGTCACGAGAGTATGTGGCCTTGCAACGTTTG AAATTGATCTTAAGGAAGCACAAAGGTTTTTTGCTCAGAAGTTTTCCTGTGGTGCCTCAGTAACAGGAGAAGACGAAATCATCATTCAGGGGGATTTTACAGATGACATTATCGATGTAATCCAGGAGAAGTGGCCAGAG gtgGATGATGATAGCATTGAAGATCTTGGTGAAGTCAAGAAGTGA